The Aquipuribacter hungaricus genome segment CAAGCTCCGTAAGCCCGACCCGTACAAGGGCAAGGGCATCCGCTACGAGGGCGAGCAGATCCGCCGCAAGGTCGGAAAGGCTGGGAAGAAGTAATGCCCACTGTCGTCGAGCGCAGCTCGCGCCGCGGCGGACGGAGCCGTGTCGCGGCCCGCAGCCGCCGTCACCAGCGCGTCCGCAAGAACGTCTCCGGAACCGTCGAGCGCCCCCGCATGGTGGTCACCCGCTCCCTGCGCCACATCGTGGTGCAGGTCGTTGACGACACCTCGGGCCGCACGCTGGCCTCGGCCTCGACCCTCGAGGCCGACCTGCGGGCGAGCACGGCGGACAAGACCGCCAAGGCCAAGGCCGTCGGCGCCCTCGTCGCCGAGCGGGCCCAGGCGGCCGGCGTCACCGCCGTCGTCCTGGACCGCTCCGGCAACAAGTACCACGGCCGCGTGGCCGCGGTGGCCGACGGTGCCCGCGAGAAGGGCCTGTCGCTGTGAGCCTCTCCGTGGACCTCTGCGCAGCACCCGTGCACCCGATGGAAGGAACCCTCTGATGGCAGGACCCCAGCAGCGTCGCGGCGGCCCCCCCGGGGCCGGCGGCACCGCCGGTGGCACCGGTGGCCCCGAGGGCGGCCGCGAGCCGCGCCGCGGTGGCCGTGACGGCGGTCGTCGTGACGACCGCGGCCGTGGCGGCGAGGAGCGCAGCAACTACGTCGAGCGCGTCGTCGCGATCAACCGCGTCGCCAAGGTCGTCAAGGGTGGTCGTCGCTTCAGCTTCACCGCCCTGGTCGTCGTCGGCGACGGCGATGGCATGGTCGGCGTCGGCTACGGCAAGGCCAAGGAGGTGCCCGCGGCGATCAGCAAGGGCGTCGAGGAGGCGAAGAAGAACTTCTTCCGCGTCCCGCGCATCGCCGGCACCATCCCCCACCCCATCCAGGGCGAGAAGGCGGCCGGTGTCGTCATGCTCCGTCCGGCCAGCCCCGGTACCGGCGTCATCGCCGGCGGGCCGGTCCGTGCGGTGCTCGAGGCCGCCGGCGTCCACGACGTGCTGAGCAAGTCCCTCGGCTCCAGCAACGCCATCAACATCGTCCACGCGACGGTCGCGGCCCTCAAGGGCCTCGAGCCGCCGGAGTCCGTGGCCGCGCGCCGTGGCCTGCCCATCGAGGACGTGGCCCCGGCCCGTCTGCTCCGTGCCCGGGCGGAGGCCAGCTGATGGCGGACGTCGTGCTCAACATCTCCGGCAAGGCCGACGACGCGGTCACCGGCAAGCACCTGCGGGTCACGCAGACCCGCAGCACCATCGGCGGGACCCAGGGCCAGCGGAACACCGTCCGCAGCCTCGGTCTCAAGCGCATCGGTGACACCGTGGTGAAGGAGGACCGTCCCGAGATCCGCGGGATGGTCATCACCGTGGCGCACCTGGTCCACGTAGAGGAGGTCGACTGACATGGCCGACGAGCACGTGCTGAAGGTCCACCACCTGCGTCCGGCCCCCGGCGCCAAGACCGCGAAGACCCGTGTCGGTCGTGGTGAGGCGTCCAAGGGCAAGACCGCGGGCCGTGGCACCAAGGGCACCAGCGCCCGGTACCAGGTCTCCGCCGCCTTCGAGGGTGGTCAGACGCCGCTGCACATGCGCCTGCCCAAGCTCCGCGGCTTCACCAACCGGTTCAAGGTGACCTTCCAGGTCGTCAACCTTGACCGGCTCTCGGAGCTCTACCCCGACGGTGGCACCGTGACCCCGGCCGACCTGGTCGCCCGCGGCGCCGTCCGTGACAACGCCCCCGTCAAGGTGCTCGGCACCGGGGACGTGAGCTCGGCCCTGACCGTCTCGGCGCACAAGTTCTCCGCGTCGGCGAAGGCCAAGATCGAGGCAGCCGGCGGGTCCACCACCACCGTCTGACGTCCCACCGCCGGTGACCGCCGGCGTCCCGCACCCACCCAGGACCGGGGCCTCGTGCCCCGGTCCTGGTGTTAGGGTCCGGGACGCCGGGCGGTCCCGGTCCATCGGGCGGCCAGACCGTCCCCGTGCCCCGTCCCGGGCCCCTCAGGAGGTAGTCGTGGTCAGCCTCGGCGCGTTCGTCAGCGCGTTCCGGACCCCAGATCTCCGGGCGAAGATCCTCTTCACGCTCGGCATCATGGCGATCTTCCGCCTCGGGTCCTTCATCCCCACCCCCGGCGTCGACTTCGGGAACGTCCGCGAGTGCCTGGCGCTCGTCGAGACGACCGGCGTCTTCGGCCTCATCAACCTGTTCAGCGGCGGCGCGCTCCTGCAGCTGTCGATCTTCGCGCTCGGGATCCTCCCGTACATCACCGCGAGCATCATCGTGCAGCTGCTCACCGTGGTGATCCCGCGGTTCGAGGAGCTCAAGGCCGAGGGCCAGACCGGCACGGCCAAGCTCACGCAGTACACGCGCTACCTGACCATCGGCCTGGCGATCCTGCAGTCGACGACGTTCGTCTCGCTGGCCCGCACCAACGCCATCTTCGGCGGCGCGTGCAGCCCGGACGCCTTCCCGACGATCCCGGACCAGAGCCTCCCGGTCATCCTGCTCATGATCACCACGATGACCGCCGGCACCGGCCTCATCATGTGGCTGGGCGAGCTCATCACCGCCAAGGGCGTCGGCAACGGCATGTCCCTGCTCATCTTCACCTCGATCGCCGCCACGTTCCCGAGCTCGCTGTGGAGCATCGCGACGCAGCGCTCGTTCGAGACGATGCTGCTCGTCATCGCCATCGGCCTGGTCATCGTCGTCCTGGTCGTCCTCGTCGAGCAGAGCCAGCGCCGCATCCCGGTGCAGTACGCCAAGCGCATGGTGGGCCAGAAGGCCTACGGCGGGACCAGCACGTACATCCCGCTCAAGGTCAACATGGCGGGCGTCATCCCCGTCATCTTCGCCAGCTCGCTGCTGTACCTGCCGGCGCTGGTCAGCCAGTTCTCGCCGGAGTCGGAGTGGGCGGCGTGGATCGGCCGGTACTTCGTCAGCGGCGACCACCCGCTCTACATGCTCGCCTACGTCGCGCTCATCATCTTCTTCACCTACTTCTACGTGGCCATCACGTTCAACCCGGACGAGGTCGCGGAGAACATGCGCAAGTACGGCGGGTTCATCCCCGGCATCCGTGCCGGCCGCCCGACG includes the following:
- the rplR gene encoding 50S ribosomal protein L18; the protein is MPTVVERSSRRGGRSRVAARSRRHQRVRKNVSGTVERPRMVVTRSLRHIVVQVVDDTSGRTLASASTLEADLRASTADKTAKAKAVGALVAERAQAAGVTAVVLDRSGNKYHGRVAAVADGAREKGLSL
- the rpsE gene encoding 30S ribosomal protein S5; its protein translation is MAGPQQRRGGPPGAGGTAGGTGGPEGGREPRRGGRDGGRRDDRGRGGEERSNYVERVVAINRVAKVVKGGRRFSFTALVVVGDGDGMVGVGYGKAKEVPAAISKGVEEAKKNFFRVPRIAGTIPHPIQGEKAAGVVMLRPASPGTGVIAGGPVRAVLEAAGVHDVLSKSLGSSNAINIVHATVAALKGLEPPESVAARRGLPIEDVAPARLLRARAEAS
- the rpmD gene encoding 50S ribosomal protein L30, whose amino-acid sequence is MRVTQTRSTIGGTQGQRNTVRSLGLKRIGDTVVKEDRPEIRGMVITVAHLVHVEEVD
- the rplO gene encoding 50S ribosomal protein L15, giving the protein MADEHVLKVHHLRPAPGAKTAKTRVGRGEASKGKTAGRGTKGTSARYQVSAAFEGGQTPLHMRLPKLRGFTNRFKVTFQVVNLDRLSELYPDGGTVTPADLVARGAVRDNAPVKVLGTGDVSSALTVSAHKFSASAKAKIEAAGGSTTTV
- the secY gene encoding preprotein translocase subunit SecY, whose protein sequence is MVSLGAFVSAFRTPDLRAKILFTLGIMAIFRLGSFIPTPGVDFGNVRECLALVETTGVFGLINLFSGGALLQLSIFALGILPYITASIIVQLLTVVIPRFEELKAEGQTGTAKLTQYTRYLTIGLAILQSTTFVSLARTNAIFGGACSPDAFPTIPDQSLPVILLMITTMTAGTGLIMWLGELITAKGVGNGMSLLIFTSIAATFPSSLWSIATQRSFETMLLVIAIGLVIVVLVVLVEQSQRRIPVQYAKRMVGQKAYGGTSTYIPLKVNMAGVIPVIFASSLLYLPALVSQFSPESEWAAWIGRYFVSGDHPLYMLAYVALIIFFTYFYVAITFNPDEVAENMRKYGGFIPGIRAGRPTAEYLDYVITRITFPGSIYLALVALIPLVALVLVDANQNFPFGGTSILIVVGVGLETVKQIQSQLQQRNYEGFLR